Within Runella rosea, the genomic segment AATTCTGGAAATTACCAACGCGCAAGCCACCCGCGAAAACGTCATTAACGGCTTCAAAAACCACCTCACCCAAGCCAAAGAAGGCGATGTGGCGCTGGTGTTTTACTCGGGGCATGGCTCCTATGGCGTAACTGCCCACGAGTTTCAGAAATTTAGCACCGACCAACAGGAGCAAACTTGGGTATTGTACGATAGCCGGGAGTCTGGCAAATATGACTTGGCTGATAAGGAAATTGCTTTATTGTTGGAGAAGGTAGGCCAACGAAAGCCGCATTTGGTTGTTATTGCTGATTCGTGTCATTCGGGTTCCATCACACGAGATGTTGCTGAATTTCAGCAAATGCAACCTCGTTTTACTTCGGGTACTACCGAGCCGCGACCGTTGAAAACTTATTTGGATGGGGCTTATACCCAACGTCCGGATTTGATAATTCCAAACACCAACCACTTATTAATCGCAGCTTGCGACCGTAAAGAACGAGCGTGGGAAGCCGATGGGCACGGGCAATTTACGAAAGCATTGTTAAACGTGTTAGAGAAAAACGGCGGGCAGATTCAATACGCAGATTTGTTTGTGCAAGTACGGGCAGCCATTAAAAGTGAAACCCCAAATCAAACCCCGCAGCTTGAAACGATTGGGAGTGTCAGTGCACGACAGGGCTTCTTGGGACGAAAAGTATCCGCAGGGCTTCTGTCGCGTTACCGAGTACATTTTGAAGGAGGGAAGTGGTTGATAGATATAGGTACAGGGATGGGGTTAGATCAGAGTGTCATGAATCAAAATCCTGAAATTCAATTGTTTGAGAGTGTAGTCGATGGAGTGCTTGTAGGCAAAGTGCGGCTCACGGCGATTAACATTACAACAAGTACGTTAGAAATCACTGAAGGAGAGCCAGAGGAAGACAAAACATATTGGGGCGAACCAACAAACTTGTCCATAAAGCCTTTCTATGTGTATGCCGATCAGGAAGTTACTAACTTGGTTCAAGCGGCTTTTGACGCAGTGAAAGAATCAGGGCTTATCTTAAGTCAGGAAGCCAAAGCGTGTCGTTTTAAACTTGTGCTTGAGAATAACACTCTGTACATTGTTGACCTCACCGCCCAAATAAGAGTGCAGGGAGTGGAAGGGACGACCCTTGAGTCGGCTCAACAATTGGTGGAAATACTTCAGAGTTTAGGGCGTTGGAATCGTTTGTTGGAGCTGCAAAACCCCGACACAGAACTCGACGAATCGAAGCTTGATTTTGTGCTGAAAGTAAAAAAAGGTAGTGAAGAATACCTTTGTTCTGATGCAGTAGTGACATTGGAGTATGACGCTAAACCGATTTCTTTTGAGGCTTTTTTTGCGAACAATACCCACCAAAGTCTCTACGTGGCTTTGCTACACCAATCACGAAACTATGGCATACAGGTACTCAAAAACGACTCCCAAGCGATAGAGGCAGATACTGCATTGACCTTGGTCAAAAATACATTTACGCTGAACCCGAAAAACAACGAGGAAATCGACACCCTCAAGTTATTGATTTCCACCAATCTTATTGACAGTTCGCTGCTTTCTCAAAAGGATTTAGTGTTAGGAAAAGTGTGGAAAGCGGGAGGTAACGACAAAGGCTTAGGTTCAACAAGAGGTATCAACGAGCTGCCTCAATCCGATTGGTTGACTAAAACTATTACTGTGCGTATTGTTCGAAAGGGGAAAGAAATCGCTGGCGAAATGCCCATTGTGGTAGGTAAAGGCATCGAAATACAAACGCATTCGTCGTTTCGAGGGAATGTGAATTGGGCGTCGCTGTTGCCCAAAACACGGAGTGTCACTGAATTGGCCATTCAAAATGAATACTTTCTCACGAATCCCTATTACCAACTTGTTTCATTGGAGGAAGGAACCAAAGGAACTGACGATAAACATATTTTGGAAATCGGAGACATTCAAAACTCGACAATTCTCCAAAATGAACCCTTGGTTGTGACAGTAAAGCTGCAGGAGGGAGACGACATAACATTGCCGCTGTTTTTTGACGGACAGGACTTTTTGCCTTTGGGTAAAGCAACGTTGGACGAACATGGAAACTTCCGCTTTGAAATTACCCAAATCCCTGACGAAAAAGGCGAAGCCAAAACCCGCAGTTTAGGCTCTGCCTTGCGTATGGTATTTGTCAAATTTGCCAATAAAATCGGTTTGGGCGGCGAGACGCAATTGTTGCGTTGGGTAGATTATGAAGACGATGCTAAGCGGAAATCGGAAGACTTGGAAAAGAAAATAGCCGAGGCGAACAAAGTATTGTTGCTCGTGCATGGCATCATCGGCGATACCGAAGAAATGGCTAAAACCTTCCGCATAGCCCGTGACAAAGGTTATGATCTGGTACTGACCTACGACTACGAAAACCTCAATACCCCCATTGAAGAAAACGCCCGTATTCTGAAAGAAAAACTGCTGAAAGCTGGCTTTGGCAAAGTCGATGGCAAAGAACTGGTGTTGGTGGTTCATTCGATGGGCGGGCTCGTGTCGCGTTACATGATTGAGCGCTTGGGTGGAGATGAATTTGTGGACAAGCTCATTATGGCAGGTACGCCCAACGGCGGCAGCAAGTTTGGCGATGTGCCCGGCTACGTCAATTGGGCCTCCGTGTTGCTGGGACTGGGTACAAAAATTTTCCCACCCCAAATAGGAGCCGTAACGGGCTTTTTATCCGGTTTTTTGAAGGGGACAAATGCCGTATTATTCAAAGCATTGAGTCAAATGAGTTCCGATGATGAATTTATCAAAGGCCTCAATGCTGGCAACCCACCCCCGATTTCTTATGTGGTGTTTGGAGGGGATTTGAATACCTACCTGACTGCTAACGATGGCATTGCACTGATGGAAAAAGCGGTAGCGCAGATAGGAGGGTGGGTCTATAAAAATGAGAAAAATGATATTGCGGTGAGCATAGAAAACATTTTTAAGGTACGCAACACACCCACCTATGAGCTCCCCTGTCATCACCTCAATTATTTTGCCGTGTCGGATTCCATAAAGGCGCTGAAGGAAGCATTATAAATAGACGCACTATGGGAGGTATGCGCGGGTAAAGCGAGGCAATGTGAAATATTTGTTGGATAAAAAGGCCACGAGTATTTATTAGCAGAGACATTAGAGGAAATAAATATTTCTACTACTGCTTTAGATTTACATGGCAAACAATTGACCAAGATTCGTCCCAGTATTTTTCAACAACCTAAGTTACAAATACTGCTACTGTATGGGAATGAACTTACTTCTGTACCGTCTGAACTGGGTAATCTAATTAATTTGCAAACGCTAGATTTGAGTTATACCCCCCTGAGGAGTCTTCCTGCCGAGTTGGGTAAGCTGACGAAGTTGCAAAAACTGTATTTGAGTAGTTGTCCAATACCCGAAAAAGAAAAACAGAAAATTAAAAGTTGGTTACCTAATTGTAAAATAGAATTTTAGTGGCAAAGCCGGGAGAGCCCTTTGTTTTGTAAAAAGTATAAAATACCTCAGCTCCGGCGAGCTATCTTTGATTCTTTACATAGTTTTTGGGGTTAATAAGGAAACGCCCGGTATGGAAAAAGTGGTGGCACAGGTAGGAGAGCGGATTTGCTTTTAACCTTTATGTCAATTACCTTGTTCAACGAAATTTGCTTTTAAACCCAATACCCTCAATGTCAACCCTTTTGCTTACGTTTGCCAATAGCGAAATCAATCGTTTGCTTACACTTACCAAGGAATGTGAAGGAGTAAATGAGGCCTTGCAAAAACGGTTTGCCCAGGGAGATTTTGTGGTCATTGATGAACCTTTGGCCACGCGAAAAAAGATCATTGATCTCATTCAGGCGCACAAAGACAACATCAGTCTGTTCCTGTTCAGCGGTCATGCCGGGCGCGACCAACTGCTACTGGAAGATGGCGAGGGGCACGCCGAGGGAATTGCCGGGATGCTCGGACACTGCCCCAATCTCAAATTGGTGATTTTGAACGGATGCTCTACGGCGGGGCAGGTGAAACTATTGCTTGAACTTGGAATTCCGATGGTCATTGCGACCAGCGCACCCGTGGAGGACGAAACCGCCGTTCAGTTTTCCATTGCCTTTTTTAAAGAGCTGTCCCAAAATCATAATTCTGTTAATAAAGCTTTTTCCATCGCCCTTGCCGCCGCAAAAGTGTATGGCACCATGGATAGGGTGGAGATCACTAAGCGGGGCTTGGAGATTGATGAAGTGGACCAACCCCTGTGGGGGCTTTACTACGGAGCGCCGTACGAATCACTGCTGGATACGTGGCGATTGCCCGAACGAGCCGTTACGGACAGTGTTCCCAATCAATACCTTCGGGAAGCGATTACCGGTATATTTGAAGAACAACTCAGGAATACTGAGGAGAGTGCCAATCCGCAGGATATTGTGCTGAAACGTCTGCCTTACCTCATCAGCGAACCGATTCGAAAACTGTTGGCCCCGAGGGATGCCTCCGCTCAGGTTTTTTATGACAGCCCTTCCGAAGACCGCGCCGCGATGTTGCTGTATGCCTATCGGAGTCTGATCAACTTTCTGACCTTTAGCCTGTTGGGGCAGTTGTGGAAAGAAAAACTCAGACAGCCGGCGTTAGACCTTTCCGGTCTTACCGAAACGCTGAAAAAATGGATGGTGGAAGAGTATAACCAAGAATCGAAACGCTCGCTTTTGCCGCTCTACAACCAACTGATTGAGTTGATGAGAGTCAATAATATTCCTTTTTTCTTTGATGAGTTAGACGACGCATTGCTGAAATTGAATGAACCGGATTTTGCTGGATCCATTTCCTTTTTGGAGGAAAAATTGGCGGCTACTACCTCCCGGAATCAACAATACCTCCCTCTCCTGTGCGATGAATTGGAACAGCACGTGGCGGTTTTACTTTATTACTACGGGTTTTTGGTGCATTATTCGCTTACCTCCGTCAAAGACATTGAAGTCCTGTTTTACATGCACGAGTTGGAGGCTCGGTATGAGCATAAGGTGGTGAGGCTACAGCAGCAGGTTACGGCCCTGGAAGACAGTACCGAAATGAGTACCGTTTACTACAAAACCGCCAGTATCTTACTTCGCCGTACCAATGATAAAACGCGGTACCTGTATCTGTCTCCGTTTCTTATTGACGAAAATGCGTATACCAAAACGACGAAAGCCAACCTGCGCTACTTTGCTTCGTTTAGCCGCACCGGCAAACAGTTTTTCTTTAAGCACGTCTCTAAACCTGGAGACGTATTGGAAATCAAGAAAAAGTACGTGAGTCCATTGGAAAGGATCAAAGGGATAAAATCGGACGAGAACGATTACTATCAGTTGATCAATGAACAGTTTGGAGCCTTTTGTAAAACCGTACTTGGCCAATCTCTTGACACCCTATGAAAAGCCCCTTCAAGTTTTTAGATCCGTTTACGCTATCTGACCGCGACGCGTTTTTCGGTCGCGACAAAGAGATAAAAGAGCTCTACAAATTGGTATTCAAAACCCCCCTGCTGTTGATCTATGGGTTGTCGGGTACGGGCAAAACGAGCCTGATCCAGTGCGGTCTGGCGAGTCAATTCGACGGCCCGGATTGGCTTCCTCTCTGGATACGGCGGCAAACCAATCTCAACGAATCGTTGGCTGGCGCTTTAAAACGGGTATTGCCCAGCGCGGAGGGAGAGATTCCTGCCCAAATCTCGCAACTTTACCGGCATTATTTACGTCCTGTTTTTCTGATCTTCGACCAATTTGAAGAACTCTTTATTTTGGGAAAACCCGAGGAGCGCGACCAATTTGTAAACACCCTTAAAACCATTTTGGATGACGAACTGCCTTGTACCATCCTGCTGATGATGCGGGAAGAGTACGTGGGACAACTGTATCCGTTTGAAAAAGCCATTCCCAATTTGTTTGATTTTCGGATGCGCGTGGAGCCGATGGACACGGCCAACGTAAAAACAGTTTTACGCGATTCGTTTCAAAAATTCAATATTTCTATTGGAAATCCACCACAGGAGGAACGACTGGACGAGATCATCCAGAACGTAAGCTTGGGTCGTTCGGGCATAGAACTGCCCTATTTGCAGGTATATTTAGACCTGCTGTACCGCGAAGATTTTGCCCGTACTTCTTCCGGGCAAAACGTCATAGAGGATCAGTGGCCAAGGCTGGAGTTTACCCGGGAAGAAATAAGGGACTTCGGCACGATTACCAACGTACTTGAAAAGTTTTTGAAAGAACAACAGGAAAGGATTCTGGCTCAATTGATGAAACAGGACCCCGGCATTCCGGAGAGTACAGTAAAGTTGGTTTTGGATGGATTTGTGACCGACGAAGGCACTAAGCGGCCTATTAGCTACGGGCGCCAAGACGGGCTGCGGATACCCGATAAGGCCCAAATGAAGTATTTCCCCCCCCTTTCAGCGCCCATTTTAAGCAGCTGTTTGAAAGAACTGGAAGCGGCAAAAATCCTTCGTTCAGACGATGACAACATTGAATTGGCTCACGACAGCCTGGCGCATATCATTGACCAAAGCCGCACGGACGAACAAAGACAACTGAACAACATAAAGGTGTTGATCCGTTCATTGTTAGCTAATCTGTCAAAAACAAACGAATACATGACCCGCAAGCAGCTTGTGATGTTTGAGAATAGTTATCCAAAGCTGAATGAAGAAGAAAAACTGTTTTTTGAAAAAAGCAAGCAGTACCGAGATAACGAAGAAAAAGAAGCCTTGGATAGAGAAAAAAAGCGAAATGAAGAATTACAAGTAGCACTTAATGAGGCGCAGGCCGCTAAACAGGTAGCCGAAACCGAACGTATAAAAGCCAATGAGGAAAAAACAAGGGCCGAGAAAAATGCCCTGAAGGCGAAAAGATTTTCGTATGCAGCCTTTGCAAGTTTACTTATTGTAGTGATAGTAGGATATTTGCTATATATAGCAGAAGAAGTTAGAGTTAAAAATGAACAAGAAAAAATAGCGAATCAGCAAAAAATGAAGCTTGATAGCATGAAAATTCAGCAAACACAACTTGAAAATTTAGCTAATATAAAAAAAGCGGAAGAGAATTCAGTTTCTCTTAAAGAAAACCAAATCAGTGTCTTGCTTGGGAAAGCGATAAATTTTAAACGGGCAGAGGTTAGGGATGAAATGAAAATCTGTCTGGATTCAGCTCGCACTATTATTGAGATTCACATAAAGGATAATCATAAAAAGAATTCTCTCCTAAAGGAAATAGCTAAAATTGAAAAATAAAAATCCTGCAACTATGAAATTTGTATTTACACTCAGTATTTGTTTGGGGTTTTCTATGTTTTTGTTTGCTCAATCCTCTGATTGTTATCAAAAAACAATCAAAAGCGGTATTGCTAAAAAAAAAGCAGGAGATTTTAAAGGTGCTCTCAATTTATTTATTGCCGCGCGTAGTTGTGATCCTAAAAAGATTGTGGAAATAGATAATGAAATTGATAATTTATTTGAGGTAATTTTAAAATTAAAGAAAGAGGCTAAAGACAATGCAGATAAACTGATAATAAAAAATGGGGAATTAATTGAAACTCTCAGAAAATTAAAGGTTGCCAATGATTCAGTAAGAACAGTAGTTAGAGACTTACAGAATACACTAACCCGGGTGGAAGAAGAGCAAGATAAAAATGAACGCATTATTAATTCATTCTACTTTTATGATAATCGTTTTGGGTTGGTGGTACAAAAAAAAGGCCCAATTGATGAAATAAAATACGGCTATATTGACAAAGAGGGGGAATTAAAGATTGACTACCTCTATGACGAAGCAACACCCTTTGATGAGTATGACGGCTACGCACTAGTAAAACGAATAAATAATGAATATCTATTAGATACGTTAAAACAAGAATACCAGTTAAGTAGTGATATTGACAATCTGGATAAAAATACAAATGCCTTGGACCTGCGAAATAATCAGTTTAGTGCTATTCCACCTATTGTATTCGATCAATCGCAGTTAAAGATATTACTTTTAAACAGAAATTATTTGCCCGTTTTGGATGGTCGAATCGGAAATCTAACGGCATTGCAACACTTGGATTTGGGCAGTACAACTCTTAAAACCTTACCGCAGGAAATTGAAAAGTTGAAATCTTTAAAACGTTTGAACTTAGGAAATAATACAGATTTAAGTCTGCCTGAGCAAATTTGGCGCTTAAAACAACTTCAGCATTTGGATTTGAGCGGGGTACGACTTAAAAACCTGCCAAATGAAATCGGACAACTAACGAACCTTAGCCATTTGGACTTAGGAGTTACAGGGTTAAAAAGCCTGCCTGAACAAATCGGTCAATTAAGAAAATTAAAACACCTGGATTTGAAAAATGACAGTATCAGCAGTTTACCAAAAAAAATAGGGGAACTAAAAGAATTGCAATTTTTAAACCTTTCCAATAACAGCGGCCTTACTGGTTTGCCGCCCGAAATTGGAGCATTGGAAAATTTAAGAACGTTGGATTTAAGCGGAACAAACATAAGCAGCATTCCGGCAGATATAGGTAAACTTAAAAACCTTCAGGTACTATATGTCATCAGTGTCAACCTGGGGGAAGTTCCTGAGCAGATCACTGAATTGAAGAACTTGCAGGGGTTAAATTTAAATAATGGGGGTTTTAGTAAACTGTCTCCAAAATTAGGCCAATTGAAAAAACTGCAGTTTTTGGCCTTGTGTGGCAAAAATCTTACCCTTATTCCTGAGCAGATAAAGCAGTTAACAAGGTTGGAAATTTTGTACTTAGGGAATACGGAGTTGAATAAAATTCCTGAGGAACTATGGGGGTTAAAAAGTTTACAGGTTTTGGATTTAGGGTCTAATAAATTAAATCAAATTTCTTCTAAAATAGGAGAGTTGACATTGTTGCGACGATTGTATTTAACCAATAATAAACAACTTACAAGCCTACCTGATGAAATTAAAAAGTTGAAAAATTTACAATTGCTGAATTTGAAAGGATGTTCAATACCCTATCAAGAGGTAAATAAAATAAAAAGTTGGCTGCCCAACTGCCAAATAGAGTTTTAGCTGTCACCCCCTCCGCCAATTATCCAATACCACTGCCGCGGCAATTCCCACGTTCAACGATTCTGCCCCGCCAAAGCGCGGAATCGTAATTTTGTGGGTAACGAATTGTTCGACCGCTGGCCCGATACCGTTTGATTCATTGCCCATCACGATATAGCCTGTATCGCCGAATTTGGTTTGGTGGATGTTCTTTCCTTCCAAAAATGTACCGTAAATAGCGGCTCCTTGTTCCTGGCCCCGTACTTTTTCAAAATATACATCTAATTCCGTATAATACCCTCTCACGCGCGTAAAAGAGCCTTTGCTTGCGGCGATGACCTTGGGATTGTACCAGTCGGTGGTGGTTTGTGAACAGATGATTTTGGTGATGCCGTACCAATCGGCAATGCGGATGATGGTGCCGAGGTTGCCGGGGTCACGGATGTCGTCGAGGACGAGCACGTATTCTTTTTTTTCGGCATACAAAAAATCATTGTCTTTCGTTTTTACAACGGCCAAGGCAGCATCGTTGGTTTGCAGGGTACCCGCCCGGGCGAGTTCGTCGGCGGTGGCGATTTCGAGGCGAAAAGGTTGTTTCTCTAATTTTTGCGTATTTTCTTTGTAAAATTGCTCCGTAACCACCACCAATTCGGTCTGAAAATCAGCGGTTAAGAGTTCCAAAACACTTTTGGCACCTTCTACCAAAAAAGCATTGTGTTCCAGTCTGAATTTCTTTAATTGAAGTGAGTGAAGGTATTTTGTGAGATTTTTGGATAACATTTGCGTGATATATCAATTTTCAAAAAGGATTCTGAATGCGTCATAAAGCCATTTTTACAGTTCTGAAAAGATTTTATCCTTCTGCGGGACGTATGGCCGAGTTTTCAAGCTGTAAAGATACGATTCAGTATCACAAACCGAGGCCAGTTGTTGGCTCGGTCTCTTTTTTTAAGGGTGTTTTTTTTGTCGGTTTATGTTTCTTTTTGTCAGCCTGCTCCAACAAAAGTACTCCCAAAAAAGACGAATATCTGCTAGGGAATCAACTTTTTAAAGGCAATTCGGTGGTGAAAACCGAAGCCTTAGAGCCACTTTTGCCGCAACGCCCCAACAAAAAATTTCTCGGAATTCCGGGCGCAACGGTCTCCCTTTGGATTTATCAGGCGTTGGACAAACGATACGACCGCGATACGCAACGCATCAAATTTGATACTCTCAGTCGCTACTATGAGCGGCAGTTTACCCGCTACGCCGACGACTCTCGCAAACTCGCGGCGCTGCGCCGCAAATACAATCGGGTGGTGAATAAATACCGCCTTCGGATTGAAGAGGGAAACTGGGGAATGCGCACGTTTGGAGAAGCGCCCGTTTATTTTTCCGAAAAAAATGCCCGTAATAATGCCGTTAAAATCAAAGGATATTTGGTCAATGAAGGCTACCGTGATGCCAATGTTGAGTTTATAACCGACACCCTTTTCGGCAGGATTCGTACTACTTACAATATTTTCGAAGGAGTGCCTCACGTGTTGAGAAATGTGGATATTTTGACGCACAAAGATGCCGAGATTGACAGTTTATTATCGGCTACAAAAACCGCTTCTTACCTTAAATCTGGTAATAATTTTAAGTATAGCGACGTGGTAAGTGAAATAACCCGGGTAGAGCAATTGATGCGAAACAACGGTTATTTTGGATTTGATCGCAACTACTTGCGGCCTGTACAAAGTGCCACTGGCAAACGAAACGGCGGTTTTTTGGTCGATACGACGGGTCATAACCCCGCCACTGACTCGCTTTTTCACATTGTAGACGTGAAGGGACTACAGATAAATTACCCTCGTAATCACGACAAACATACGCAATACACGTTCAATCCCGTCGGGTTTAGGGTGGAAAGCCTACCCGGAGAGCCTCCTTTTGTGGTGCGCGACACGGCGGTTTATCGGGGTATTCAGTATTCATTTACGCCCAAACATTATTATTCTCCACGAGTACTCAACGAAAAGATCCTGATTCGTCCTGGCAATATTTACCGACAAAAAGATTGGGATGAAACCTCGCGCCAATTGAGTGTTTTGGATCAGTTTCTTTTTATAAATATTGATACCGATACCACCAACGGCAATATCAAAACGCTGATTCGGGTGATTCCGCACGATAAATACCAAGTGACTGGGGAAGGTGGGGTGAATGTAGTGCAGAATTTGCCGGGGCCGTTCTTGAACGGAACGTTTCGGGTACGTAATATTTTTGGACGACTCGAAAACTTTGAAGTGTCGCTTCGGGGAGCTTTGGATGCCAATTTTGGCCTAAACAATAATGCCAATTTGGTACGTACTTTGGAAATGGGGGTCAATACGGCGTTGATTTTTCCCCGATTCTTATTCCCCGGAAAAATGGCGGCTAGCTTTAACCGTAAAACCCCACGTACGATTGTTAGTCTGGGATATAATTATACCAACCGCGATTTTCTCGGGTCTGACCCCGATTTTATCCGGAGTGGTTTTCAGGCGAGTTTGCGGTATAATTGGAAAAAAAGCGAATTTGAATACCTGAGCCTGACTGCCGTCGATTTGAGTATTTTGCAGAGTAAACAAAGCCGTGAGTTTGGTGAATTGTTGGATTCGCTGTACCAATACGGCGGTAATCC encodes:
- the tamL gene encoding translocation and assembly module lipoprotein TamL — encoded protein: MRHKAIFTVLKRFYPSAGRMAEFSSCKDTIQYHKPRPVVGSVSFFKGVFFVGLCFFLSACSNKSTPKKDEYLLGNQLFKGNSVVKTEALEPLLPQRPNKKFLGIPGATVSLWIYQALDKRYDRDTQRIKFDTLSRYYERQFTRYADDSRKLAALRRKYNRVVNKYRLRIEEGNWGMRTFGEAPVYFSEKNARNNAVKIKGYLVNEGYRDANVEFITDTLFGRIRTTYNIFEGVPHVLRNVDILTHKDAEIDSLLSATKTASYLKSGNNFKYSDVVSEITRVEQLMRNNGYFGFDRNYLRPVQSATGKRNGGFLVDTTGHNPATDSLFHIVDVKGLQINYPRNHDKHTQYTFNPVGFRVESLPGEPPFVVRDTAVYRGIQYSFTPKHYYSPRVLNEKILIRPGNIYRQKDWDETSRQLSVLDQFLFINIDTDTTNGNIKTLIRVIPHDKYQVTGEGGVNVVQNLPGPFLNGTFRVRNIFGRLENFEVSLRGALDANFGLNNNANLVRTLEMGVNTALIFPRFLFPGKMAASFNRKTPRTIVSLGYNYTNRDFLGSDPDFIRSGFQASLRYNWKKSEFEYLSLTAVDLSILQSKQSREFGELLDSLYQYGGNPLKFSFQSAVISSINLSYVFNNNIIGQNRRAHYLRLFAESGGTALSLLEPKKVSLGLEGFELYKFLKTNVEYRRYKPLGPKSTLVYRVNTGLIFNYNDRRVAPYEKSLTGGGSNSLRAWPPRRLGLGSAYPNVDLQTGSPIFRNGETTTLQPGVTQYSGYEYRFEQLGDVLMEANVELRGHLFRFVGDVNYALFLDAGNVWRMRLDKGTSPNQNTLNGVFQFNRFYKEFAVGTGVGLRYDLSYFIFRLDMGIKVYDPSRRFIVTNALGQTTTIDERYLLPKFSFRRSSPNYPVFNIGIGYPF